The Pan troglodytes isolate AG18354 chromosome 1, NHGRI_mPanTro3-v2.0_pri, whole genome shotgun sequence genome includes a region encoding these proteins:
- the SPRR2G gene encoding small proline-rich protein 2G — protein MSYQQQQCKQPCQPPPVCPTPKCPEPCPPPKCPEPYLPPPCPPEHCPPPPCQDKCLPVQPYPPCQQKYPPKSK, from the coding sequence ATGTCTTACCAGCAGCAGCAGTGCAAGCAGCCCTGCCAGCCACCTCCTGTGTGTCCCACGCCAAAGTGCCCAGAGCCATGTCCACCCCCGAAGTGCCCTGAGCCTTACCTGCCTCCTCCTTGTCCACCTGAGCATTGCCCACCTCCACCATGCCAGGATAAATGCCTTCCTGTGCAACCATACCCACCCTGCCAGCAGAAGTATCCACCCAAGAGCAAGTAA